The genomic segment tacagtatgtatgtaaAATGCAATAGAGACGGTTCTAAAATGCAGCCAAAGCTCGGACACAGACGGAGGACAAAGGAGGACATGACGTAGGgacgtttatttattttatcacttAGCAGGCATCTACagttctaactagagatgtcgataaatgtgttaaaatgtaatatcggaaattatcggtatcgttttttttattatcggtatcagtttttatttatttattttttattaaatcaacataaaaaacacaagatacacttacaattagtgcaccaacccaaaaacctccctcccccatttacactcattcacacaaaagggttgtttatttctgttattaatattgtggttcctacattatatatcaatatatatcaatacagtctgcaagggatacagtccgtaagcacacatgattgtgcgtgctgctggtccactaatagtactaacctttaacagttaattttactaattttcattaattactagtttctatgtaactgtttttatattgttttactttcttttttattcaagaaaatgtttttaatttatttaacttatttttattttttttaatttttttttaaagtaccttatattcaccatacctggttgtccaaattaggcataataatgtgttaattccacgactgtatatatcggttgatatcggtatcggtaggtATCGGTAATTgaacagttggacaatatcggaatatcggatatcggcaaaaagccattatctgacatccctAGTTCTAACGTATCTAGTCTTCCGTATGtatatctacaaaacccaaaactagtgaagttggcacgttgtgtaaatcgtaaataaaaacaaaatacaatgattgtcaaatctttttcaacctttattcaattgaatagactgcaaagataagatacttattgttcgaactggaaaactttgttattttttgcaaatttgctcatttgggatttgatgcctgcaacatgtttcaaaaaagctggcacaagtggcaaaaaagactgagaaagttgaggaatgctcatcaagcacttatttgaacaggctaattgggaacaggtggttataaaatcagcttccataaaatgctcagtcattcacaaacaaggatggggcgagggtcaccactttgtgaacaaatgtgtaagcaaattgtcgaacagtttaagaacaacattactcaacgagctattgcaaagaaattagggatttcaccatctatagtCCGTAATGTcataaaaaggttcagagaatctggagaaatcactgcacgtaagcgatgatactacggaccttggatccctcaggctgtactgcatcaaaaaccgacatcagtgtgtaaaggatatcaccacatgggctcaggaacacttcagaaaaccactgtcggtaactacagttggtcgctccatctgtaagtgcaagttaaaactctactatgcaaagcgaatgccatttatcaacaacacccagaaacgccgccggctttgctgggcccgagctcatctaagatggactgatgcaaagtggaaaagttttctgtggtctgacgagtccacatttgaaattatttttggaaactgtggatgtcgtgtccaccggaacaaagaggaaaagaaccatccggattgttacaggcgcaaagttcaaaagtcagcatctgtgatagtatgggggtgtattagtgcccaatgcatgggtaacttacacatctgtgaaggcaccattaatgctgagaggtacatacaggttttggggcaacatatgttgccatccaaacaacgttatcatagacgcccctgcttatttcagcaagacaatgccaagccacgtgttacaacagcgcggctttgtagtaaaagattgcgggtactagactggcctgcctttagtccagacctgtctcccattaaaaatgtgtggtgcaatacgaagcctaaaataccacaacggagaccaaggactgttgaacaacttaagctgtacatcaggcaAGAACAGGaataaattccacctgaaaagcttcaaaaattggtctcctcagttccccaacgtttactgagtgttgttaaaaggaaaggcaatgtaacacagtggtaaaaatgcccctgtgccaactttttaaattctacgttaattgttatttgcaaaaacaaattaagtttctcagttcgagaaGATGTCTGAAGCTTAAGTCATAGATAAGTTTATGAAGCACAAAAATTATAACTAAAGTGATGATGCTGTATTTTCTtttacactttaattttattgaccaaTTAGTATATATATTCATTGttaattcagttttttttttattttagcacaacattattgtatgtaaaaaaaacaacgttatttATGAGTTCCTTCATATACTGTGAATTTGTTTAGTACTATTTTTTTATAATCAGCCCAAGGTTTATGTTttcaataaataatattttttgcgattaacacatggtttcacattattaaataaaaacaaagagTAAGATTACCATTTCAGTGTTATTACTTGAGTGGGCCCTTGAATAAtaatgtagtggaaaagttgggcccagaGGTAACAAAAAGAGTGTAGAACTCCTCGCTAAACTATGAAGTTTGGTTCAGGGTTACAAAATATGAGACACCTGATCTAGCGTATTTATGTTAACAGGACACTTCCTGGTTTCTGTGCAACTTTTTTAGTTAGGTTATTTCTTACTCAAACAGTTGCATTCCTGAACCGTGATTTCAGTTCCTCCAGACTAAGTTTCACCTTTGCAAGTATTATAGggtgtttgtgttttttctaaggtaattttttgtatttgtcctcAATTTTTACAGTGAGCAATGTCTGGATTCTAGGTGTGCTAAAAGAGGCCTACATTGACTACTGAAATGGCATTTATGACATAGTAGCCGTTTATGTCAATCCACGTTGACCTGTGAACACACAAGCTAGTGCACTCTGCGAAAAAAGATTTGATGAATATCTTGACATGGTGGAGCTGGTTGAACAGGTTGAACACCTGCATGCTTGAATAACAATGCTAGTTAACACCTTGGTGACCATCTTAAATATATCCtgacatttaaatacattttgaagtGTAATAGCTTATATAGATAAACATTGTAGTGTGTAAGCAGTGCTTACAAAGATCATTAAAGTCTGTTATTCATATTCATAAccatgtagtaaaaaaaaaaatctctgacAGAGTGGTATCAGTGAAGTAATTGCTTTATTAAATATCTGTAATCATTGGTAAACAAAACTATGCTACTGAAAGAGGATGCTTGTCAAACGTTTCATACACAAAATAAATTCACAATAGAATATACGGCTGTACAAATAGTTTCCGACAGTACGTCATGCAACTCCAAATATTTTGCTTTCACACAAGATTAAAAATAATCTCTGTTACGCACTTTCGCGTCATGTCCTCTCGCCTCCACAAAGACGAATTTCTCCCAAAGTAGCTCtcgccattaaaaaaacaaaccttaaGACACAACTTGCGTTCTGAGAAGCTCACACGTGGGGAGATTTGCTGGAGAGAATAATTAAAAGTCGTTTTCAGCAGAGTCATTAGACGTAGGCTCGACTGGTGGTTGTGGATCGGGCGCCAGAATACTTGACAGGGTACTCCGGGCTGTCCTTGGGTGGGCAAGAGCTGCAGAGGAGGGCCCCTCCCAGGATCAGGAGTGCGGCCGTACCCCAGCCGATGTAGAGGGCGGCACCCAGCTCCCGCCTTTGAGCGTTGGTCAGAATGGGGTTGTAGAAATCCCTGATGATGGTGTTGGCCGACCAGGAAACGGGGATGAGGACCAGAACACCGGCGCAGATGAAGACGACCCCGGCGGCGAGGGCCACCTTGGTTTTGGCGGTCCTGTCGCTCACAAAGTTGGTGCACTTGCCCCCGGCGATGCCCAGGAGGATTCCTACTGCACCGACGATGATGGCGACGACCACCAGAGCCCTGGCGGCCTGCAGGTCCTGAGGCAGAGCCAGTAGAGAGTCGTAGATCTTACACTGCATCTGGCCTGTGCTCTGTGTCACACAGTTCATCCACAAGCCCTCCCATATGACCTGCGCCGTCACGATGTTGGCGCCGATGAAGGCCGTCACCTTCCACATGGGCAGCGCGCATATGATGATGGTGCCTAGGAAGCCAATGATGGCCAAGATGAAACCCAGCATTTGTCGTCCCAGTGACACCATGATGACCTCTTGTTTGATTTCAAGGCAGAAGAAGAAAGAACACTTGGAAGCAACTTGAATGCAACGTCGAATAAAGCCTGCGGAACGTTTGGGTTGGTTATAAGGACATCGCCCCTTGTGGGCGGAGTCGCGGCATACAAGTTTGAACTGAAACCAACGTACTGTGCGATCAACCTGCCTGACAAGATTCTTCACCAGGACCACGAGGAGTTTCGACGAGAAGAACATTCATCCTGACACACTTTTATGATAACAAGATGGACGTCACATTCCTGGTTCAAATGATGCTCTTCCACTTGATTGGCCGACGCTGCCACCCATTTCCGGTTTTCAAATTGACGACCTCGAAAGTGCAGTAGTATCAGGGCATTACCAGAGGCAGTCACCATTTTGATTACTTCATTTTGGGTGattaatcagctttattgtcaccaAATTGTTGTGGAAGTGGTCACTGCTGAGTGGATCAGTACCGCTAAATTGTTTCatcgttaactttagaatttcaacCGTCAACCAATAATAAATTGGGATTGAGTCTGTTTATGTGAGTCTTATGTTGTTTTAATCTCAAAAGCTTCAAACCTTACTGGCTATTTTGAACACAGTGGGACCTACAGATTTTCTGCAGGCTATATTTACGACAAAGTGGCTTTATTTACGTGACTGCGTTTTAAACTTTCAAGGCAGTTATGGGTAAAATTATattatcataaattacaaaaaaagttggcccaaacatcattaaaaaattcagtctttttaaaaacatgtcacAAAAAGGTCTGGTGTTAACTCgaatattttattaaaatgttctCAGTTATTTACACAAACTCAACACATCATGAGTACAAAAATGTCACATTATATGACAAAGATATGGACATAATTACACAATAATTACACAGTGCAAACAGGCTTGTTGACATGACTCATTGCAATTTCAACTTTTGTAAGGTCCATCGTTTCACAGTAACGAATCTTTACAGTGAAGTACATACCATCTTCAGTGTGTACCTTAGGTCAGTGTTACAGTCCAACCAGGACTAAAACCAACCAGTCTGCAGTCTCTCTGTGGGTCCTCCCAGTGTTTAGATGTACTGTCGAGCTGGGTATGTTGTCGGTGCCCTGTATGGCTTTGTCGGCGCGTACGAGCCGCTTCCCGTGTACGGCTGACTGGGGGTCGGAGCATACACGGGGGCATATGTGGACCCATTTGAGTAAGGGTAGACGGGCGCTGGTTGGTAACCAGAGTATCCATACATGGGTTGCTTAGGAGGGCAGGAGGTGGTGAGGATGATTCCGCCGATCAGGAGGATTGCAGCAGAGCCCCAGCCGATGTAGATGGCGGCTCCGATTTCCCTCCTCTGCGTGTTGATGGTCAAGGGGTTTTGGAAGTCGGTGATAGTGATGGTGGCTGACCAGGTGACAGGAACCAGGACCAGGACTGCGGCGAGGATGAGGAGGCAGCCGCCTATGATCACCACTGTGGCCTTGGACCTGTCCTTCTCCAGGCAGCTGGTGCATTTAGCGCCGATGAATGTGATCATGAAGCCGATGAAGCCAAAGACGAGGGAGATGATGACCAGGGCTCTGGCGGCCTGCAGATCTGGCGTCAGTCTCATTACCGATTCGTTCAGCCTGCATTGCATCTGCCCGGTGCTCTGCATCACGCAGTTCATCCACAGGCCGTCCCAAATGATCTGGCCCGTCACGATGTTGGCGCCGATGAAGGATGTCACCCTCCACATTGGGATGCCAGTGGTCACCGCCACCCCCACCAGCCCGATGAAGCTGATGATCTGACCTGCCGTCTCCTTGCCGATCTTCCCCATGGCGAAGAGACTACGTACTGGTGAGGTTGCCGTCGGGAAGCACGCAGCTCCCTCTCCCGCTGTTTGTCAGCTGACCACAGGGGAGGGGCCCCGCTGTCGTCGGGTGAGTTCTTCTTGCCAAACAAGATTCCTCCTCCTTCAGTCGCACAAGCGACACCcagttttaaacaaaaacaaacacactttcatatgcacgcacacacacgcacacgcacacacacacacacacacacacacacacacacaccgaagtGTATTTGGTTTGCGACTCTGTGACCTAAAGGTCTCGAAACTGTGAACGTTGGGGAGAGAAGCTTTGCTGAGTTACATacttcaatatttattatgtttgtttttagttggctagaattattttattattagtttGGTTGAGAAAATCGTCACTGTACAGATCTTGGAACTGAATCAAAGATCAAGGATAAAAGTCACCCTTCTTGTATCGTTTAATTTTTTGGTACCATGATGAAAAGGAACTTTTTGAAAAATTAAGAAAGCATTTTATTATCTTGAGTCATGTTGCGGCAAAAGTCAAGTaactcactcagcatcaagataaAACAAAGTGGAAGTGAAGTGAAAACATGAAAATATTtcaaaacaggccaaaatgtcaACTGTAACCTAACTCATCATCCTGTCCTTCCTCTAAAGCAATGGTCCCCAacatttttgtagctgcggaccggtcaacgcttgaatatattttttttgtcataaagaaatagaatcatgtgtgcttacggactgtatccctgcagactgtattgatctatattgatatataatgtaggaaccagaaatattaataacagaaagaaacaacccttttgtgccaaTGAGAGTAAATGGGAGAGgtcgtttttttgggttggtgcactaattgtaagtgtatcttttgttttttatgttaatttaatttaaaaaaaaattaaaaaaaatatttttattttttatttcttgtgcggcccggtaccaatcgatccacggaccggtaccgggccgcggcccggtggttggggaccactgctctaaagcacAGATGGAAAATTTAAGgctcgggggccaaatctggcccgccacaataTTTAATCTGGCCCATGaatgcctggaaataatatgcgtcaatagaGTCCCTTATCTTGTCTTATTGAATGCAttcgttctttccattttgacaggaaaaaacatgtactgcatgaaattgcatacagtttttgttacaataaaaacaaatacttaaatatctgcttgacttttgaattcaaagcaagttatccatgaaattgtacactgtaacaattactgtaaaaattacagtGGGAATTGCAGCATATtactttaaattgaaaaaaactctaccactgtttttatggcaaaattctgacgactgagcttccagttttttttaccgtaaaatttaagtttttgtttttacagtgtattactgtaaaatggaaaAACTCTACCACatgttttactttaaaaaacgggtagctctgttgccagaatgaaaaataaaacagtgcgacagttttttcatttacagtaatatgctgtataaACCACCGTCAATTTTAGAGTACATTTCGGGCGACTAAGCCACCATTTTTTCCCCGTtaaaaaaaagtggtactgttATTGCATTTATCGTAATATGTTTtgaaaacactgtatattttacaaatcctggtgactgagttgccagttttttactgcaaaatatacagatttttatttacagtgtatgtaaaaaaaaaaaaaaatataacaatcaAATGCATAGCCAAATTCATATTCGTGAAGTTGAGCTTGTTTCCTGGTACAATATTTTCAAGTTGTATAATATTGTAGCATTTGAAATTAAAGAAACTAACACTAATGGGGGATTTAACATTGACACTGTTCAACAATGGGGGACTTGACCAACAGCCCCCCTTGAAACTCTCCAGTCTTGTGTCCTTCTATTGCAGGGgtatcaaacttgttttcattgagtgcCACATTGCAGTTACGGCTGCATTGAAtatactgctcaaaaaaattaaaggaacagttttttatcagggtatggcatgaattcaattgcacttttctgataaggttttggtcaggtacgtggcagagggggttgttaatcagtttcagctgcattggtgttgatggaattaacaacaggtgcactagaggggcaacaacgagatggcccccaaaacaggactggttttgcaggtggaggccatttcaagttcctccctcttgatcttttttaactgtttttccacaagtgttggctttagctagagtcattatcacgactgggagcatgaggcgatttcttaaccttcctgaagttgcacagattgtcctactcctccaggatggcacatccatgcgtgctgttgcaagaagatttgatgtgtctcccagtacaatctccagagcatggaggagattccaggagacaggcagttactctaggagaCGGTAGACGTAGACGGTCTtcatcccatcagcaggaccgatatctgctgctttgtgcaaggaggaacagcttgagcactgcccgagccctacagaatgacctccagcaggctactggtgtgaatgtctctgcccaaacagtcagaaacagCCTTTacgagggtggcctcagggcacgacgtcctgtagtgtgccctgtgctcactgctcagaaccgtggagctcgattggcatttgccatagaacaccagaattggcaagtccgccactggcgccctgtgcttttcacagatgagagc from the Nerophis lumbriciformis linkage group LG17, RoL_Nlum_v2.1, whole genome shotgun sequence genome contains:
- the LOC133614503 gene encoding claudin-4-like isoform X3, translated to MGKIGKETAGQIISFIGLVGVAVTTGIPMWRVTSFIGANIVTGQIIWDGLWMNCVMQSTGQMQCRLNESVMRLTPDLQAARALVIISLVFGFIGFMITFIGAKCTSCLEKDRSKATVVIIGGCLLILAAVLVLVPVTWSATITITDFQNPLTINTQRREIGAAIYIGWGSAAILLIGGIILTTSCPPKQPMYGYSGQMQCKIYDSLLALPQDLQAARALVVVAIIVGAVGILLGIAGGKCTNFVSDRTAKTKVALAAGVVFICAGVLVLIPVSWSANTIIRDFYNPILTNAQRRELGAALYIGWGTAALLILGGALLCSSCPPKDSPEYPVKYSGARSTTTSRAYV
- the LOC133614503 gene encoding claudin-7-like isoform X1: MVSQGIQMIGISLAMIGWFLVIIVCALPMWKVTAFIGANIITAQTIWQGLWMNCVVQSTGQMQCKVYDSMLALAQDLQAARAMIIISIITGVFGVILAIAGGKCTNCIEEERAKARTCILAGALFIISGLLCLIPVSWSAHTIITNFYNPLVIAAQRYDLFAMGKIGKETAGQIISFIGLVGVAVTTGIPMWRVTSFIGANIVTGQIIWDGLWMNCVMQSTGQMQCRLNESVMRLTPDLQAARALVIISLVFGFIGFMITFIGAKCTSCLEKDRSKATVVIIGGCLLILAAVLVLVPVTWSATITITDFQNPLTINTQRREIGAAIYIGWGSAAILLIGGIILTTSCPPKQPMYGYSGYQPAPVYPYSNGSTYAPVYAPTPSQPYTGSGSYAPTKPYRAPTTYPARQYI